The following are from one region of the Corylus avellana chromosome ca1, CavTom2PMs-1.0 genome:
- the LOC132168095 gene encoding uncharacterized protein LOC132168095: protein MIEFMARSCGIVDPGWEHGIAQDEKKKKVKCNYCGKVVSGGIYRLKQHLARLSGEVTYCEKAPEEVCLRMKENLEECRSNKKARQSEDLGQVNLNFHANNDEEEVHVGYRSKGKQLMVDRNLSSDTNLAANLTPLRSLGYVDPGWEHGVAQDERKKKVKCNYCEKIVSGGINRFKQHLARIPGEVAPCKHAPEEVYLTIKENMKWHRTGRRHRQPDTSELSAFFMLADNENEEVEKEEVALHHSLVDGDRRLSKDLRKAVKGMSPTSGSEPSFKRSRLDSLFLKTPKTHTPQSYKQVKVNTGSNKKSGDEVFSAICKFFYYAGVPSEAADSIYFHKMLELVGQYGQGLACPRNQLISDQSLQEEIATIKNYYLVDYKASWAITGCSILADSWRDMQGRTLINFLVSCPHSVYFVTSVDATDVVEDASNLFKLLDKVVEEIGEENVVQVITEDTPSYKAAGKMLEEKRRKLFWTPCATYCIDRMLQDFLKIRCVGECMEKGQQITKVIYNQIWLLNLMKSEFTGGELLRPAITRSVSNFATLQSLQEHKVGLRKMFLSNKWISSQFSKSGLGKEVENVVLNATFWKKVQYVLKSVEPILQVLQKVDNGESLSMSSIYNDMYRAKLAIKSIHGDDVRKYGPFWSAIDRHWSSLFYHPLYMAAYFLNPSYRYHSDFMAHSEVMRGLNECITRLEPDNMRRISASMQISDYTSAKADFGTELAISTRTELDPAAWWQQHGISCLELQRIAVRILSQTCSSFGCEHKWSIFDQIYSQRHNRLAQKRLDDLIYVHYNLRLRERQSRERVNEFSPDNVLVEWLLDDWIVEAEKQALQENEEILYNGTKQLDAYENDLVDYQDGTAEARKGCLELANMADIKPLDVNPANSGAATDDDDAADIDFLDDDLSD, encoded by the exons GTTAAAACAACATTTAGCTCGACTTTCTGGGGAAGTAACTTATTGTGAGAAGGCTCCAGAAGAAGTATGCctgagaatgaaagaaaatttggaagaatGTCGTTCCAATAAAAAAGCAAGACAGTCTGAAGACTTGGGACAAGTGAATTTAAATTTCCATGCCAACAATGATGAAGAGGAAGTGCATGTTGGGTATAGAAGCAAAGGAAAGCAATTGATGGTTGATAGAAATCTGTCTAGTGATACAAATTTGGCTGCAAACTTGACTCCTCTTCGCTCACTGGGGTATGTTGACCCTGGGTGGGAACATGGTGTTGCTCAGgatgagaggaagaagaaggtaaAATGCAATTATTGTGAGAAAATAGTTAGTGGAGGTATTAATCGGTTCAAACAACATCTGGCTAGAATTCCTGGAGAAGTAGCACCTTGTAAACATGCTCCTGAGGAAGTTTATCTCACAATCAAAGAGAATATGAAATGGCATCGTACTGGTAGAAGACACAGACAACCAGATACTAGTGAATTATCGGCCTTCTTTATGCTGGCagacaatgaaaatgaagagGTTGAAAAAGAAGAGGTTGCTCTGCATCATAGCCTGGTTGATGGTGATAGAAGATTGAGCAAAGATTTGAGAAAGGCAGTCAAGGGGATGTCTCCTACTAGTGGTTCTGAACCGTCATTTAAAAGATCAAGATTGGATTCTCTTTTTCTGAAAACCCCAAAGACTCATACACCACAATCTTACAAACAAGTAAAAGTAAATACAGGGTCCAATAAAAAATCTGGCGATGAAGTTTTCTCTGcaatttgcaaatttttttactatGCAGGAGTTCCTTCAGAAGCAGCAGATTCCATATATTTCCATAAGATGCTGGAGTTGGTTGGTCAATATGGTCAGGGTTTGGCATGCCCTCGGAACCAACTGATATCTGATCAGTCTCTGCAGGAGGAAATTGCAACAATTAAAAACTACTACCTAGTTGATTATAAGGCCTCCTGGGCAATCACTGGTTGTTCTATACTGGCAGACAGTTGGAGAGATATGCAGGGTAGGACTTTAATTAACTTTTTGGTTTCTTGCCCCCATAGTGTTTATTTCGTTACTTCAGTTGATGCCACTGATGTAGTAGAAGATGCTTCTAATTTGTTTAAGCTACTGGACAAAGTGGTGGAAGAGATTGGTGAGGAAAATGTGGTGCag GTGATCACTGAGGATACTCCCAGTTATAAAGCTGCAGGGAAGATGCtcgaagagaagagaaggaagtTATTCTGGACTCCATGTGCCACCTATTGTATTGATCGGATGCTTCAAGATTTTTTGAAGATAAGATGTGTAGGAGAATGCATGGAGAAGGGGCAACAAATTACGAAGGTCATTTACAACCAAATTTGGTTGTTAAATCTTATGAAGAGTGAATTCACTGGAGGAGAACTTCTGAGGCCAGCCATTACTCGGTCCGTCTCCAACTTTGCTACTTTGCAAAGCTTGCAGGAGCACAAGGTTGGTCTGAGAAAAATGTTTCTATCAAACAAATGGATTTCATCTCAGTTCTCCAAATCAGGCCTGGGAAAAGAGGTCGAAAATGTCGTTTTAAATGCTACGTTCTGGAAGAAGGTGCAGTATGTTTTAAAATCAGTGGAGCCAATATTACAAGTGCTTCAAAAGGTTGATAATGGTGAAAGCTTGTCGATGTCATCTATATATAATGACATGTACAGAGCAAAGCTTGCTATCAAGTCCATCCATGGTGATGATGTACGTAAATATGGACCATTCTGGAGTGCGATAGACCGCCACTGGAGTTCATTGTTTTACCATCCCCTATATATGGCTGCTTACTTCTTAAATCCATCGTACAGATATCACTCTGATTTTATGGCG CATTCAGAGGTGATGCGTGGACTTAATGAATGCATAACCCGGCTGGAGCCAGACAATATGAGAAGGATTTCCGCATCTATGCAG ATTTCTGATTATACTTCCGCAAAAGCTGATTTTGGTACTGAATTGGCAATCAGTACAAGAACAGAGCTTGATCCAG CTGCTTGGTGGCAACAACATGGGATAAGTTGCTTAGAGCTGCAACGAATAGCTGTACGCATATTAAGTCAGACATGCTCATCCTTTGGGTGCGAACACAAATGGAGCATATTTGATCAGATATACAGCCAAAGGCACAATCGTTTAGCGCAGAAAAGATTAGATGACCTTATCTATGTTCACTACAACTTGCGGCTTAGAGAACGCCAATCAAGGGAAAGGGTCAACGAATTCTCTCCAGACAATGTACTCGTAGAATGGTTACTAGATGACTGGATTGTAGAAGCGGAGAAACAAGCCTTGCAAGAAAATGAG GAAATCCTTTATAATGGAACGAAGCAGCTTGATGCTTATGAGAATGATTTGGTTGATTATCAAGATGGAACTGCAGAGGCTAGAAAGGGATGCCTTGAGCTGGCCAATATGGCCGATATAAAACCCTTGGATGTTAATCCTGCAAATTCCGGCGCTGCcactgatgatgatgatgctgctGACATAGATTTTCTTGATGATGATTTGAGTGATTAG
- the LOC132190860 gene encoding rRNA-processing protein fcf2, whose product MPENKPVIGLSWEPKVPNLSSGTHNGSDSKSQDQPETSALWKPNSELVDGLFVPPNDPKKLNKLMRTQLKDTTGKSWFDMPAKTITPEVEKDLRLLKLRSAMDPKRHYKKGDSKSKTLPKYFQVGTVVEPASEFFTGRLTKKERKATLADELLSDHTLAQYRKRKVREIEEKNRPAGNDKWKRKAGQSRKRGKQRRH is encoded by the exons ATGCCTGAGAACAAGCCAGTGATTGGCCTTTCATGGGAACCGAAGGTGCCGAATTTGTCATCAGGAACCCATAATGGGTCTGATAGCAAATCTCAAGATCAACCTGAAACTAGTGCACTTTGGAAACCCAATTCCGAGCTTGTTGATGGGCTTTTTGTCCCACCGAATGACCCAAAAAAGTTAAACAAATTGATGAGAACGCAACTCAAAGATACTACTGGGAAGAGTTG GTTTGACATGCCTGCAAAAACCATCACTCCAGAGGTCGAAAAAGATCTGCGGTTACTGAAG TTGCGAAGTGCCATGGATCCTAAGAGGCACTACAAGAAGGGtgattcaaaatcaaaaacgcTGCCCAAGTATTTCCAG GTGGGCACAGTGGTAGAGCCAGCATCAGAATTCTTCACAGGTAGACTAACAAAGAAGGAGAGAAAGGCAACGCTTGCAGATGAGTTGCTATCTGATCATACCCTTGCTCAGTACAG GAAGCGCAAGGTTCGagagattgaagaaaaaaatcgACCAGCTGGGAATGATAAGTGGAAGAGAAAGGCTGGACAGTCACGGAAGCGTGGAAAGCAAAGAAGGCACTGA
- the LOC132183679 gene encoding pyruvate dehydrogenase (acetyl-transferring) kinase, mitochondrial isoform X2 — MAAKKLCETFSKSLIDDVQRWGCMKQTGVSLRYMMEFGSEPGDRNLLISAQFLHKELPIRIARRAIELETLPYGLSEKPAVLKVRDWYLDSFRDLRSFSEIKNSSDEKEFTQMIKAIKVRHNNVVPMMALGVQQLKKGMDSTIVDEDLDEIHQFLDRFYMSRIGIRMLIGQHVELHNPNPPPHCVGYIHTKMSPLEVAQNASEDARYICMREYGSAPDVTIYGDPRFTFPYVPTHLHLMVFELVKNSLRAVQERFVDSDKVAPPIRIVVADGIEDVTIKVSDEGGGIPRSGLSKIFTYLYSTARNPLDEDSDLGTADSVTMAGYGYGLPISRLYARYFGGDLQIISMEGYGTDAYLHLSRLGDSQEPLP; from the exons ATGGCGGCTAAGAAACTGTGCGAGACTTTCTCGAAGAGCTTGATCGACGACGTGCAGCGATGGGGGTGTATGAAGCAAACGGGGGTGAGCTTGAGGTACATGATGGAGTTTGGGTCCGAGCCCGGCGACAGGAATTTGCTAATCTCCGCTCAGTTCCTTCACAAGGAGCTCCCCATTAGGATTGCAAGGAGGGCCATCGAGCTTGAGACCCTTCCTTATGGCCTATCCGAAAAACCTGCCGTTTTGAAG GTTCGAGATTGGTATTTGGATTCTTTCCGTGACCTTAGATCCTTTTCTGAGATCAAGAATTCGAGCGATGAGAAAGAATTTACCCAAATGATTAAGGCAATTAAGGTGAGACACAACAATGTTGTCCCCATGATGGCTTTGGGGGTTCAACAGTTGAAGAAAGGCATGGATTCGACGATAGTCGACGAGGATCTTGATGAGATTCATCAGTTTCTGGATCGATTTTACATGTCAAGGATAGGAATTCGCATGCTTATTG GGCAACACGTGGAGTTGCATAATCCTAATCCCCCTCCTCACTGTGTGGGCTATATACATACGAAAATGTCTCCACTGGAGGTAGCACAAAATGCCAGTGAAGATGCCCGTTATATTTGCATGCGCGAGTATGGCAGTGCACCTGATGTTACTATCTACGGAGATCCCCGTTTTACATTCCC TTATGTTCCAACACACTTGCATCTTATGGTATTTGAGTTGGTTAAGAACTCCTTGCGTGCTGTCCAAGAGCGTTTCGTGGACTCTGATAAAGTTGCACCTCCTATTAGAATAGTAGTTGCTGATGGGATAGAAGATGTTACTATCAAG GTCTCAGATGAGGGGGGTGGTATACCAAGAAGTGGCCTctccaaaattttcacttaTCTTTACAGCACTGCAAGAAACCCACTGGATGAGGATTCAGATCTTGGTACTGCTGATTCAGTCACAATGGCTGGATATGGATATGGCCTCCCAATAAGCCGCTTATACGCTCGGTACTTCGGAGGAGATCTGCAAATTATCTCTATGGAAGGATATG GGACTGATGCATATCTCCATTTGTCTCGTTTGGGAGATTCGCAAGAACCTCTACCATGA
- the LOC132183679 gene encoding pyruvate dehydrogenase (acetyl-transferring) kinase, mitochondrial isoform X1, whose translation MAAKKLCETFSKSLIDDVQRWGCMKQTGVSLRYMMEFGSEPGDRNLLISAQFLHKELPIRIARRAIELETLPYGLSEKPAVLKVRDWYLDSFRDLRSFSEIKNSSDEKEFTQMIKAIKVRHNNVVPMMALGVQQLKKGMDSTIVDEDLDEIHQFLDRFYMSRIGIRMLIGQHVELHNPNPPPHCVGYIHTKMSPLEVAQNASEDARYICMREYGSAPDVTIYGDPRFTFPYVPTHLHLMVFELVKNSLRAVQERFVDSDKVAPPIRIVVADGIEDVTIKVSDEGGGIPRSGLSKIFTYLYSTARNPLDEDSDLGTADSVTMAGYGYGLPISRLYARYFGGDLQIISMEGYELRCVYAGTDAYLHLSRLGDSQEPLP comes from the exons ATGGCGGCTAAGAAACTGTGCGAGACTTTCTCGAAGAGCTTGATCGACGACGTGCAGCGATGGGGGTGTATGAAGCAAACGGGGGTGAGCTTGAGGTACATGATGGAGTTTGGGTCCGAGCCCGGCGACAGGAATTTGCTAATCTCCGCTCAGTTCCTTCACAAGGAGCTCCCCATTAGGATTGCAAGGAGGGCCATCGAGCTTGAGACCCTTCCTTATGGCCTATCCGAAAAACCTGCCGTTTTGAAG GTTCGAGATTGGTATTTGGATTCTTTCCGTGACCTTAGATCCTTTTCTGAGATCAAGAATTCGAGCGATGAGAAAGAATTTACCCAAATGATTAAGGCAATTAAGGTGAGACACAACAATGTTGTCCCCATGATGGCTTTGGGGGTTCAACAGTTGAAGAAAGGCATGGATTCGACGATAGTCGACGAGGATCTTGATGAGATTCATCAGTTTCTGGATCGATTTTACATGTCAAGGATAGGAATTCGCATGCTTATTG GGCAACACGTGGAGTTGCATAATCCTAATCCCCCTCCTCACTGTGTGGGCTATATACATACGAAAATGTCTCCACTGGAGGTAGCACAAAATGCCAGTGAAGATGCCCGTTATATTTGCATGCGCGAGTATGGCAGTGCACCTGATGTTACTATCTACGGAGATCCCCGTTTTACATTCCC TTATGTTCCAACACACTTGCATCTTATGGTATTTGAGTTGGTTAAGAACTCCTTGCGTGCTGTCCAAGAGCGTTTCGTGGACTCTGATAAAGTTGCACCTCCTATTAGAATAGTAGTTGCTGATGGGATAGAAGATGTTACTATCAAG GTCTCAGATGAGGGGGGTGGTATACCAAGAAGTGGCCTctccaaaattttcacttaTCTTTACAGCACTGCAAGAAACCCACTGGATGAGGATTCAGATCTTGGTACTGCTGATTCAGTCACAATGGCTGGATATGGATATGGCCTCCCAATAAGCCGCTTATACGCTCGGTACTTCGGAGGAGATCTGCAAATTATCTCTATGGAAGGATATG AATTGCGGTGTGTTTATGCAGGGACTGATGCATATCTCCATTTGTCTCGTTTGGGAGATTCGCAAGAACCTCTACCATGA
- the LOC132183693 gene encoding novel plant SNARE 13, with protein sequence MASDLPMGPQLEQIHGEIRDNFRALSNGFQKLDKIKDSNRQSKQLEELTGRMRECKRLVKEFDRELKDEEGRNPPEVNKQLNDEKQSMIKELNSYVALRKTYMTTLGNKRVELFDMGAGVSEPTADDNVQVASAMSNQELINAGTTTMNETDQAIDRTKKVVEQTIEVGTQTAVTLKGQTEQMGRIVNELDTINFSIKKASQLVKEIGRQVATDKCIMLFLFLIVCGVVAIIIVKIVNPGNKNIRDIPGLAPPAPSRRLLWATEHFD encoded by the exons ATGGCGAGCGACTTACCGATGGGGCCTCAGTTGGAGCAGATCCACGGTGAAATCCGCGATAATTTTCGAGCCCTATC AAATGGATTCCAGAAGCTGGATAAGATCAAAGACTCCAATAGACAAAGTAAACAGCTGGAAGAACTGACGGGAAGGATGAGGGAGTGCAAAAG ATTAGTCAAGGAGTTTGATCGTGAACTTAAAGACGAGGAGGGCAGAAATCCTCCTGAGGTTAACAAGCAACTCAATGATGAGAAGCAGTCTATG ATCAAAGAGCTGAATTCATATGTAGCATTGAGAAAAAC GTATATGACTACCCTTGGTAATAAGAGAGTTGAGCTCTTTGATATGGGAGCAGGAGTTAGTGAACCCACGGCTGATGACAATGTTCAAGTAGCATCAG CTATGTCTAATCAAGAACTTATAAATGCTGGAACGACGACAATGAATGAGACTGATCAGGCCATTGACCGCACTAAAAAG GTTGTTGAACAAACAATTGAAGTGGGAACTCAAACTGCTGTTACATTAAAGGGCCAA ACTGAACAAATGGGCCGAATTGTTAATGAGCTGGATACAATTAACTTCTCAATTAAGAAGGCCTCCCAGCTTGTGAAGGAGATTGGTAGGCAG gTGGCTACAGACAAATGCATCATGCTTTTTCTATTCCTTATTGTCTGTGGTGTAGTAGCCATTATTATTGTCAAG ATTGTGAACCCCGGTAACAAAAACATCAGGGACATCCCAGGATTGGCACCTCCAGCTCCCTCAAGGAGGCTTTTGTGGGCTACAGAACATTTTGATTAG
- the LOC132167280 gene encoding probable sugar phosphate/phosphate translocator At3g17430 isoform X1: MKKKMINKTLLLTYLYLLIYILLSSGVILYNKWVLSPKYFNFPFPITLTMIHMGFSGAVAFLLVRVFKVVSPVKMTFEIYATCVIPISAFFASSLWFGNTAYLHISVAFIQMLKALMPVATFMMAVMCGTDKPRCDVFLNMLLVSVGVVISSYGEIHFNVVGTAYQVTGIFAEALRLVLTQVLLQKKGLTLNPVTSLYYIAPCSFMFLFVPWYLLEKPGMQVSQNQFNFWIFFSNALCALALNFSIFLVIGRTGAVTIRVAGVLKDWILIALSTVIFPESTITGLNIIGYAIALCGVVMYNYIKVKDVRASQQSAEGLPERMTKDWKLEKKSSDIFVPNNNGDSSRGSGGGNGAASDLNVDVEAPLLSTSRLSHIGRTQLVRDS; this comes from the exons AT gaagaagaaaatgattaaCAAAACGCTCCTTTTGACTTACCTGTACCTGCTAATCTACATTTTGCTTTCGTCCGGAGTCATTTTGTACAACAAG TGGGTTCTGTCTCCGAAATACTTCAACTTCCCGTTTCCTATAACGCTTACAATGATCCACATGGGGTTTTCCGGAGCCGTTGCGTTTTTGCTTGTTCGTGTTTTCAAG GTTGTATCTCCTGTCAAAATGACATTTGAAAT ATATGCAACGTGTGTGATACCAATAAGTGCCTTCTTTGCATCAAGTCTTTG GTTTGGTAACACTGCTTACTTGCACATTTCTGTGGCCTTCATCCAGATGCTCAAAGCCTTAA TGCCTGTGGCAACATTCATGATGGCTGTTATGTGTGGCACTGACAAGCCAAGGTGTGACGTATTCTTGAACATGTTGCTGGTCAGTGTTGGAGTTGTCATTTCCTCATATGGGGAGATTCATTTTAATGTAGTTGGTACAGCTTACCAGGTTACAGGCATCTTTGCAGAAGCTCTTAGGCTTGTCTTAACACAAGTCCTTCTTCAAAAGAAGGGCTTGACTTTAAATCCCGTCACCAGCTTATACTACATAGCTCCATGCAG ttttatgtttttgtttgtgcCTTGGTACTTACTGGAGAAGCCTGGGATGCAAGTTTCACAGAATCAGTTTAACTTCTGGATCTTTTTCTCCAATGCTCTTTGTGCTTTGGCCCTGAACTTCTCCATTTTCTTAGTAATTGGCAGAACAGGAGCAGTTACCATTCGGGTAGCTGGTGTTCTGAAAGACTGGATATTGATAGCCCTTTCAACTGTCATATTTCCAGAGTCCACAATAACAGGGCTGAATATAATTGGCTATGCAATTG CGCTATGCGGTGTTGTCATGTACAATTACATAAAGGTCAAGGATGTTCGAGCATCTCAACAATCTGCTGAAGGTCTTCCTGAAAGAATGACAAAG GATTGGAAGCTGGAGAAGAAGTCATCTGACATATTTGTGCCTAATAATAATGGTGATAGCAGCAGGGGAAGCGGTGGGGGTAATGGTGCTGCCTCCGATTTGAATGTTGATGTAGAAGCACCTCTGCTTTCAACATCAAGATTATCTCATATCGGGCGTACACAACTCGTGCGCGATTCGTGA
- the LOC132167280 gene encoding probable sugar phosphate/phosphate translocator At3g17430 isoform X2: MINKTLLLTYLYLLIYILLSSGVILYNKWVLSPKYFNFPFPITLTMIHMGFSGAVAFLLVRVFKVVSPVKMTFEIYATCVIPISAFFASSLWFGNTAYLHISVAFIQMLKALMPVATFMMAVMCGTDKPRCDVFLNMLLVSVGVVISSYGEIHFNVVGTAYQVTGIFAEALRLVLTQVLLQKKGLTLNPVTSLYYIAPCSFMFLFVPWYLLEKPGMQVSQNQFNFWIFFSNALCALALNFSIFLVIGRTGAVTIRVAGVLKDWILIALSTVIFPESTITGLNIIGYAIALCGVVMYNYIKVKDVRASQQSAEGLPERMTKDWKLEKKSSDIFVPNNNGDSSRGSGGGNGAASDLNVDVEAPLLSTSRLSHIGRTQLVRDS, encoded by the exons atgattaaCAAAACGCTCCTTTTGACTTACCTGTACCTGCTAATCTACATTTTGCTTTCGTCCGGAGTCATTTTGTACAACAAG TGGGTTCTGTCTCCGAAATACTTCAACTTCCCGTTTCCTATAACGCTTACAATGATCCACATGGGGTTTTCCGGAGCCGTTGCGTTTTTGCTTGTTCGTGTTTTCAAG GTTGTATCTCCTGTCAAAATGACATTTGAAAT ATATGCAACGTGTGTGATACCAATAAGTGCCTTCTTTGCATCAAGTCTTTG GTTTGGTAACACTGCTTACTTGCACATTTCTGTGGCCTTCATCCAGATGCTCAAAGCCTTAA TGCCTGTGGCAACATTCATGATGGCTGTTATGTGTGGCACTGACAAGCCAAGGTGTGACGTATTCTTGAACATGTTGCTGGTCAGTGTTGGAGTTGTCATTTCCTCATATGGGGAGATTCATTTTAATGTAGTTGGTACAGCTTACCAGGTTACAGGCATCTTTGCAGAAGCTCTTAGGCTTGTCTTAACACAAGTCCTTCTTCAAAAGAAGGGCTTGACTTTAAATCCCGTCACCAGCTTATACTACATAGCTCCATGCAG ttttatgtttttgtttgtgcCTTGGTACTTACTGGAGAAGCCTGGGATGCAAGTTTCACAGAATCAGTTTAACTTCTGGATCTTTTTCTCCAATGCTCTTTGTGCTTTGGCCCTGAACTTCTCCATTTTCTTAGTAATTGGCAGAACAGGAGCAGTTACCATTCGGGTAGCTGGTGTTCTGAAAGACTGGATATTGATAGCCCTTTCAACTGTCATATTTCCAGAGTCCACAATAACAGGGCTGAATATAATTGGCTATGCAATTG CGCTATGCGGTGTTGTCATGTACAATTACATAAAGGTCAAGGATGTTCGAGCATCTCAACAATCTGCTGAAGGTCTTCCTGAAAGAATGACAAAG GATTGGAAGCTGGAGAAGAAGTCATCTGACATATTTGTGCCTAATAATAATGGTGATAGCAGCAGGGGAAGCGGTGGGGGTAATGGTGCTGCCTCCGATTTGAATGTTGATGTAGAAGCACCTCTGCTTTCAACATCAAGATTATCTCATATCGGGCGTACACAACTCGTGCGCGATTCGTGA